The following proteins are encoded in a genomic region of Oryctolagus cuniculus chromosome 6, mOryCun1.1, whole genome shotgun sequence:
- the PKIA gene encoding cAMP-dependent protein kinase inhibitor alpha isoform X2: MTQCHYKNHFSSFIGPTSSRIYINEDHFDLLNLGESLLCGYLLAMTDVETTYADFIASGRTGRRNAIHDILVSSASGNSNELALKLAGLDINKTEGEEDAQRSSTEQSGEAQGEAAKSES, translated from the exons ATGACTCAATGTcactataaaaatcattttagcaGCTTCATAGGCCCAACTTCTTCTAGGATATACATCAATGAGGATCACTTTGATTTGCTTAATTTAGGAGAG TCCCTGCTATGTGGATATTTGTTAGCAATGACTGATGTGGAAACTACATATGCAGATTTCATTGCTTCAGGAAGAACAGGTAGAAGAAATGCAATACATGATATCCTGGTTTCCTCTGCAAGTGGCAACAGCAATGAATTAGCCTTGAAATTAGCAGGTCTTGATATCAACAAGACAG AAGGTGAAGAAGATGCACAGCGAAGTTCAACAGAACAAAGTGGGGAAGCCCAAGGGGAAGCAGCAAAATCTGAAAGCTAA
- the LOC100344315 gene encoding calcyclin-binding protein encodes MASAVDELQKDLEEVKALLEKTTRKRIHDALTAEKSKIETEIKNKVQQKSQSKAELDNEKPAAVVAPITTGNTVKISNYGWDQSDKFVKIYITLPGVHHVPTESVQMHFTERSFDLLVKNLNGKNYSMIVNNLLKPISVEGSSKKVKTDTVLILCRKKAENTRWDYLTQVEKECKEKEKPSYDTEADPSEGLMNVLKKIYEDGDDDMKRTINKAWVESREKQAKGDTEF; translated from the coding sequence ATGGCTTCGGCTGTGGACGAGCTACAGAAGGATCTAGAAGAGGTGAAGGCGTTGCTGGAAAAGACTACTAGGAAAAGAATCCATGATGCCCTTACAGCAGAGAAATCCAAGATCGAGACAGAGATCAAGAACAAGGTGCAGCAGAAGTCACAGAGCAAAGCAGAACTTGACAATGAAAAGCCGGCTGCTGTGGTTGCTCCCATTACAACGGGCAATACAGTGAAGATCAGTAATTACGGATGGGATCAGTCAGATAAGTTTGTGAAAATCTACATTACTCTACCTGGAGTTCATCACGTTCCCACGGAGAGTGTGCAGATGCATTTCACAGAGCGGTCATTTGATCTTTTGGTAAAGAACTTAAATGGCAAGAATTACTCCATGATTGTGAACAATCTGTTGAAACCTATCTCTGTGGAAGGCAGTTCAAAAAAAGTCAAGACGGACACAGTTCTGATCTTATGTAGGAAAAAAGCAGAGAACACCCGATGGGACTACCTGACCCAGGTTGAAAAAGagtgcaaagaaaaagaaaagccctcCTACGACACAGAAGCAGACCCTAGTGAGGGACTGATGAATGTGCTGAAGAAAATCTACGAAGATGGAGATGACGACATGAAGCGAACTATTAATAAAGCCTGGGTGGAATCGAGAGAGAAGCAAGCCAAAGGAGACACGGAATTTTGA
- the PKIA gene encoding cAMP-dependent protein kinase inhibitor alpha isoform X4, with the protein MTDVETTYADFIASGRTGRRNAIHDILVSSASGNSNELALKLAGLDINKTEGEEDAQRSSTEQSGEAQGEAAKSES; encoded by the exons ATGACTGATGTGGAAACTACATATGCAGATTTCATTGCTTCAGGAAGAACAGGTAGAAGAAATGCAATACATGATATCCTGGTTTCCTCTGCAAGTGGCAACAGCAATGAATTAGCCTTGAAATTAGCAGGTCTTGATATCAACAAGACAG AAGGTGAAGAAGATGCACAGCGAAGTTCAACAGAACAAAGTGGGGAAGCCCAAGGGGAAGCAGCAAAATCTGAAAGCTAA